Genomic window (Primulina eburnea isolate SZY01 chromosome 8, ASM2296580v1, whole genome shotgun sequence):
TAGTATTTGCTCCATGAAGCTGTGGTTTCCCCTTTCGCATGTCCCCATCTGTTGGGCCACATGAATTTGTTGCTCTTTGACTTGGGAATGGAAGATAATGGACAGCAAAGGAAAAAACTTAAGTGCCATAGAGGAATACGACTATCTCCTATTTTTCTTATGTTTGAAAGTATATGTATCTTGTAATGGTGGGTTGTGGGCTTTAGGAGTTAGATTTTTGTAAGCCAGTTAATTAGTTAAGTCGTACATGGTATATTTTTCTGTACAAAAAAGATAGCTCAACATGGTATCCCAGACAGAGAGTCTGAGTCTAGGTTCTTTATCTCAcacaaaaaacaaataaaaagaaTGAATGAACATTCGACATTGATCACGCGAACATTAAAATGGTGTACTTCATGCTTTAAAGAGTTTGATTGGCATTTCAGGCATATCATAACTTGTAAgatataatttcttcttctttatGCAGGATACCATTGGTTGTGGGACTGATAGGTGTTGGTATGAATGTTCTTTTTTTCTTGTACACAAGCATGATTGCTTGGGGACTCCGAAAGTCTACTGAAATTTGGGAAGCTTCAAGTGCACCTGCCCTACcttttattacattgattggGCTTCTATCCTTCTGCCTGTAAGAACTCTAATCCTCATCTTTCAActctatttcattttttttcataTACGGCACATTTTCTTTATTCAGGTTCTGTTTTGCTTTGTGGCCAATCTGGAGTTTTTTGACATTGCCTCTTGTGGTATGTTTCTTGATGTTTTTATCGTGTATGTGTTCTTAAGTAGATGATTCTAAAGTAAGCTCCTGATTATTTTAATGTCCTCGTTTATGCTTCTCGGAGTAAAGTTACTTTTTGATATGGAAAACCAATCCTGTCTTTGTTTCAATACTCAACATGGTTGTGTTTAGTTGGGGATGGGATCGATAAAATATCGCTCTCTCATTACTTCTTTGATTGGATTTGGTTCTCGTTTATATAATCCAAAGTGGCATAATCCTATGATTTTTCCTTATAGTTTTTATCCTACCTTGGCACGAGAGTTTGTCATCCATTTGTTTTGAGATTAAATTTTTACCCTCATCAATCATccgaaataaaaataataattataataaaatttgaaacCAACTTTAGCTAACAAGAGACTAAAGGGATGCTACAGTCGGCCATAAATATAACTCAATAACACCAAGCACAGTAGTAAAAATAGCAAAGGTGGTGTAAGAAGGCGATGCTCATAGCCTGATTTTAAATGTATAACTTTGTTTGGGTTGTATATCCTCGAGTGGTGATGATTCAGATAGAGGTTGAGCTTGAGATGGAGGTGGTGAGGAATGAGGATGAGATTATGACAATGTTCGAGGGAAGTTAGCAGATAAATTAATGGAATAGTATCATCTTTTGTTGGTAAAAAGGAGGTTTAGGAGGTGTCAAGACTCAAAACACAAGGTCCAAAACGAAATCCTTTGCTCCAATATGTTCTCCATCTTGTGATGCAATTTGATACGAGTGCCTCTTATCCATGAACTATTAAGGTTTAACGGGCACCATCACGGCTGCTATGTTTCCCAAAAAACAGCACAAACGTCGCTTTAGGAATTAGTAACTTATGGATAGATGGCATCAATCAACTAGAACTTGTGTCTACCATTCGTTAAAATGATAAACGTAGTACCCATTTTAAATTTGTTTCCGTTTATTGAAATTCCTATGTTTGAATTAATCTTTTTCAAGTCATAAAAGTTGCTGATTGTGTATACTTCAAGAACTATTCCCCCTCAACATTTTTGCAGTTCACTCTATTCATGGCATGCATGGTGATTCTGCCAAACGTCTTTGTGGGCACACTAAAGAAACAAATGATTTCGTTTCGAAAAGACTGAAAGTGATTGGTATTCATTCTGCTCTCTCTCCCTCCCGGCATAGTCGAAGGAGAAGTGTCCAAATTACCGTTGAAATGTCACTACTCTGTTTCAAGAACACCATGCGGCTGAAGACCTGTCTTTTATTTCTTGGAATTTCCGTTTCGTGTTTTGATTCATCAAAAATCTTACTTACATTGGTTCATTGATGGAAGTCTAGGCGTGGATTTAGGTTGTTTttgtttctgttttttttttaagaaaaaaattgaagGAGAGGGTTGTTTTTAAACACAGTATAATAACGTAAAGCAAAGCAGCAGATATATTTTCTTTGAATAGGCAGCTGAGTCTTTCTTCTTCCTTGAGTTAAGTAAGAAATATTTGACAATGGCAATCACTCAGAATAAATTTAGTCAAATTTGCAGAAGACCCTTC
Coding sequences:
- the LOC140839629 gene encoding uncharacterized protein, translated to MSGGTPVGGGYMRQRHSQGYASSGDDLEDDACSRLIYRSPSSSSSRRWVEILENLLWISSVIFIIYYGDRRSNFIYLLWHDDRIKRIPLVVGLIGVGMNVLFFLYTSMIAWGLRKSTEIWEASSAPALPFITLIGLLSFCLFCFALWPIWSFLTLPLVFTLFMACMVILPNVFVGTLKKQMISFRKD